The Corallococcus exiguus genome has a window encoding:
- the pilB gene encoding type IV-A pilus assembly ATPase PilB, with protein MSGRLGELLVRENLISVQQLRKAQEEQQKSGARIGTALIKTGAIEESKLTDFLSKQYGVPAINLKDFDIDPDIIKLVPKEVAEKHLVIPVNRAGPSLIVAMCDPSNIFAVDDLKFLTGYNIEAVVASEISIRESIERYYAEKGPSLEDIVGDVGDDIEVAKEEQENVDEMAKAADDAPVVKLVNLILMDAIKKRASDIHIEPYEKDFRVRFRIDGVMYEVMRPPMKLRNAITSRLKIMASLDISERRLPQDGRIKIKIGGGKEMDFRVSVCPTLFGEKVVMRLLDKSNLQLDMTKLGFDATPLAWFKEAIDRPYGMVLVTGPTGSGKTTTLYSALSSLNDVGTNICTAEDPVEFNFAGINQVQMHEDIGLNFAAGLRSFLRQDPDIIMIGEIRDFETAEIGVKAALTGHLVLSTLHTNDAPGTVSRLLNMGIEPFLVTASLNLILAQRLARRLCPACKRPAEKVDEQALIDAGIPPDKMGTFTMYEKVGCRECNDRGYRGRVAIYEVMPFWDGLKELVINGASAAELKQEAIRLGMSSLRMSALKKLMDGMTTLEEVVGNTAPDRF; from the coding sequence ATGTCCGGTCGACTCGGTGAATTGCTGGTGCGCGAGAACCTCATCTCCGTCCAGCAACTCCGCAAGGCGCAGGAGGAGCAGCAGAAGAGTGGTGCGCGCATCGGCACGGCGCTCATCAAGACGGGCGCCATCGAGGAGTCGAAGCTCACCGACTTCCTGTCGAAGCAGTACGGCGTCCCGGCGATCAACCTGAAGGACTTCGACATTGATCCGGACATCATCAAGCTCGTGCCCAAGGAAGTGGCCGAGAAGCACCTGGTGATCCCGGTCAACCGCGCGGGCCCGTCCCTCATCGTGGCCATGTGCGACCCGTCCAACATCTTCGCGGTGGACGACCTGAAGTTCCTCACCGGCTACAACATCGAAGCCGTCGTCGCGTCCGAAATCTCCATCCGCGAATCGATTGAGCGCTACTACGCGGAGAAGGGCCCCTCGCTGGAGGACATCGTCGGCGACGTGGGCGACGACATCGAGGTCGCCAAGGAGGAGCAGGAGAACGTGGATGAGATGGCCAAGGCCGCGGATGACGCGCCCGTGGTCAAGCTGGTGAACCTCATCCTCATGGACGCCATCAAGAAGCGCGCGTCCGACATCCACATCGAGCCGTACGAGAAGGACTTCCGGGTCCGCTTCCGCATCGACGGCGTGATGTACGAGGTGATGCGCCCGCCCATGAAGCTGCGCAACGCCATCACCAGCCGTCTGAAGATCATGGCGTCGCTGGACATCTCCGAACGCCGCCTGCCGCAGGACGGCCGCATCAAGATCAAGATCGGCGGCGGCAAGGAGATGGACTTCCGCGTGAGCGTGTGCCCCACGCTCTTCGGCGAGAAGGTCGTGATGCGCTTGCTCGACAAGAGCAACCTGCAGCTGGACATGACCAAGCTGGGCTTCGACGCGACGCCCCTGGCCTGGTTCAAGGAGGCCATCGACCGTCCCTACGGCATGGTGCTGGTGACGGGCCCCACGGGTTCCGGCAAGACGACGACGCTGTACTCCGCGCTCTCCAGCCTCAACGACGTGGGCACCAACATCTGCACCGCGGAAGACCCGGTCGAGTTCAACTTCGCCGGCATCAACCAGGTGCAGATGCATGAAGACATCGGCCTGAACTTCGCGGCCGGTCTGCGCTCCTTCCTCCGCCAGGACCCCGACATCATCATGATCGGTGAGATCCGCGACTTCGAGACGGCGGAAATCGGCGTGAAGGCGGCGCTCACGGGCCACCTGGTGCTCTCCACGCTTCACACCAACGACGCCCCTGGCACGGTGAGCCGTCTGCTCAACATGGGCATCGAGCCGTTCCTCGTGACGGCGTCGCTCAACCTCATCCTCGCCCAGCGTCTGGCGCGCCGGCTGTGCCCCGCGTGCAAGCGCCCCGCGGAGAAGGTGGACGAGCAGGCCCTCATCGACGCGGGCATCCCGCCGGACAAGATGGGCACCTTCACCATGTACGAGAAGGTCGGCTGCCGCGAGTGCAACGACCGCGGCTACCGCGGCCGCGTGGCCATCTACGAGGTCATGCCCTTCTGGGACGGCCTCAAGGAGCTGGTCATCAACGGCGCCTCCGCCGCGGAGCTCAAGCAGGAGGCCATCCGCCTGGGCATGAGCAGCCTGCGCATGAGCGCGCTCAAGAAGCTCATGGACGGAATGACGACGCTCGAAGAGGTCGTGGGCAACACCGCGCCGGACCGCTTCTAG
- a CDS encoding bifunctional riboflavin kinase/FAD synthetase, with product MKVFQSVSEAGRQLQGQALALGNFDGVHVGHQALFAEALRHGPANALTFQPHPGKVLQPDLAPKLITLLPRKLELLAACGLSHGVVQPFTRDYARSTPQDFEAALFDTLGVGHVVVGSDYTYGAQRAGTVTTLRDAAAKRGARVHVVQPVNVDGVVASSSRIREYILEGRVGAARRLLGRPFDLDGTVVSGAGRGRTIGFPTANVDTQNELRPAPGVYAIRVRLLAEADGPWRPGAANIGVKPTFGGTEVTIEAHLLDFTGDLYGKELRVQFLERLRPEQRFGSAAELVGQIKRDVEAARTVVARGDG from the coding sequence ATGAAGGTCTTCCAGTCCGTGTCCGAGGCGGGCCGCCAGCTTCAGGGGCAGGCCCTCGCGCTGGGCAACTTCGACGGCGTGCACGTGGGCCACCAGGCCCTCTTCGCGGAAGCGCTTCGCCACGGCCCCGCGAACGCTCTCACCTTCCAGCCCCACCCGGGCAAGGTGCTCCAGCCGGACCTGGCGCCCAAGCTGATTACGCTCCTGCCGCGCAAGCTGGAGCTGCTCGCCGCGTGCGGCCTGTCCCACGGGGTGGTGCAGCCCTTCACCCGCGACTACGCGCGCTCCACGCCGCAGGACTTCGAGGCCGCCCTCTTCGACACGCTGGGCGTGGGCCACGTCGTCGTGGGCAGTGACTACACCTACGGCGCCCAGCGCGCCGGCACCGTCACCACGCTGCGCGACGCCGCGGCGAAGCGGGGCGCCCGGGTGCACGTGGTGCAGCCGGTGAACGTGGACGGCGTCGTCGCGTCCTCGTCGCGGATCCGCGAGTACATCCTGGAGGGCAGGGTGGGCGCGGCCAGGCGCCTGCTCGGCCGCCCGTTCGACCTGGATGGCACGGTGGTGTCCGGCGCGGGCCGGGGGCGCACCATCGGCTTTCCCACCGCCAACGTGGACACGCAGAACGAGCTGCGGCCCGCGCCCGGCGTGTACGCCATCCGCGTGCGCCTCCTGGCGGAAGCGGATGGGCCCTGGCGGCCGGGGGCGGCCAACATCGGCGTGAAGCCCACCTTCGGCGGCACGGAGGTCACCATCGAGGCGCACCTCCTGGACTTCACCGGCGACCTCTACGGCAAGGAGCTGCGGGTGCAGTTCCTGGAGCGGCTGCGGCCCGAGCAACGATTTGGTTCCGCCGCAGAGTTGGTGGGTCAAATCAAGCGCGACGTGGAGGCCGCCCGCACCGTGGTGGCCCGCGGCGACGGGTAG
- the trmB gene encoding tRNA (guanine(46)-N(7))-methyltransferase TrmB, with protein sequence MRPALLPEPVGLKFVPLEAPPDWDAEFGFTGPLELEIGSGAGGHALEYCRRNPGVRFVAFEWRKKYARDTQMRAEKAGMKNLRVVESDARFVVPRIFAPGSLDVIHLQFPDPWWKRSHAKRAVVQPDFAKVMLGLLKPGGRFDMRTDVQDRGVAMLGILEAAGFHNPLGAGVFHPYDPEEVPSTRERRYLSSGEPVYRARLVKSAP encoded by the coding sequence ATGCGCCCTGCCCTGCTCCCTGAACCGGTCGGCCTCAAGTTCGTCCCCCTGGAAGCGCCCCCGGACTGGGACGCGGAGTTCGGCTTCACCGGGCCGCTGGAGCTGGAGATCGGCTCCGGGGCGGGTGGGCACGCGCTGGAGTACTGCCGCCGCAACCCCGGCGTGCGCTTCGTGGCCTTCGAGTGGCGCAAGAAGTACGCGCGCGACACGCAGATGCGCGCGGAGAAGGCGGGCATGAAGAACCTGCGCGTCGTCGAATCCGACGCGCGCTTCGTGGTGCCGCGCATCTTCGCGCCCGGGTCCCTGGACGTCATCCACCTGCAGTTCCCCGACCCGTGGTGGAAGCGCTCGCACGCCAAGCGGGCCGTCGTGCAGCCGGATTTCGCGAAGGTGATGCTGGGGCTGCTCAAGCCCGGTGGCCGCTTCGACATGCGCACCGACGTGCAGGACCGCGGGGTGGCCATGCTGGGCATCCTGGAGGCGGCGGGCTTCCACAACCCGCTGGGCGCCGGGGTGTTCCACCCGTACGACCCGGAGGAGGTGCCCTCCACCCGTGAGCGGCGCTACCTGTCATCCGGGGAGCCCGTGTACCGCGCACGCCTGGTGAAATCCGCGCCGTAG
- a CDS encoding diguanylate cyclase has product MPEAERKRMPEGVRRSGPANDFSGRTVLIVDDDPAQIRHVREGLAPHGYVFKEALDGTQALSAIRAGRPDLIVMDVEMPGLGGVEVCRIVKANAGEGGFGFIPVILMTARQAAGKVEGLELGADDYLVKPFDMLELGARVKSMLRLKALQDALLEKNRELEWANRELDRRRQELLALSRTDALTGLYNRRYFEERLSEEFMRSRRYRSPLSLVMLDIDHFKRINDTFGHPFGDEVLRAVAHTARATLREVDLLARYGGEEFIALLPEAAPQDALRACERVREAIERLELTWKSPDGVSQEVKLTASLGVATVPADDLPGTEALLRAADTSLYSAKGTGRNRVHQHAA; this is encoded by the coding sequence ATGCCGGAAGCCGAAAGGAAACGGATGCCGGAGGGCGTGCGCAGGAGCGGACCCGCCAACGACTTCTCCGGGCGCACCGTGCTCATCGTGGACGATGATCCGGCGCAGATCCGCCACGTGCGCGAGGGCCTGGCCCCGCACGGCTACGTCTTCAAGGAAGCGCTGGACGGGACGCAGGCGCTGTCCGCCATCCGCGCGGGCCGGCCGGACCTCATCGTGATGGACGTGGAGATGCCGGGCCTGGGCGGCGTGGAGGTGTGCCGCATCGTCAAGGCGAACGCGGGCGAGGGCGGCTTCGGCTTCATCCCCGTCATCCTGATGACGGCCCGGCAGGCGGCGGGCAAGGTGGAGGGGCTGGAGCTGGGCGCGGACGACTACCTGGTGAAGCCCTTCGACATGCTGGAGCTGGGCGCGCGCGTGAAGTCCATGCTGCGGCTCAAGGCGTTGCAGGACGCGCTCCTGGAGAAGAACCGCGAACTGGAGTGGGCCAACCGCGAGCTGGACCGCCGCCGGCAGGAGCTGCTCGCGCTCAGCCGCACGGACGCGCTCACGGGCCTGTACAACCGGCGCTACTTCGAGGAGCGGCTGAGCGAGGAGTTCATGCGCTCGCGCCGGTACCGGTCTCCCCTGTCGCTGGTGATGCTGGACATCGACCACTTCAAGCGCATCAACGACACGTTCGGCCACCCCTTCGGGGACGAGGTGCTGCGCGCGGTGGCGCACACGGCGCGCGCGACGCTGCGGGAGGTGGACCTGCTGGCCCGCTACGGCGGCGAGGAGTTCATTGCCCTGTTGCCGGAGGCGGCCCCCCAGGACGCGCTGCGGGCGTGCGAGCGTGTGCGCGAGGCGATTGAGCGGCTGGAGCTGACGTGGAAGTCGCCGGACGGAGTGTCGCAGGAGGTGAAGCTGACCGCGTCGCTGGGCGTGGCGACGGTGCCCGCGGACGACCTGCCGGGCACGGAGGCCCTGCTGCGCGCGGCGGACACGAGCCTGTATTCCGCCAAGGGAACGGGGCGCAATCGCGTCCACCAGCACGCGGCGTGA
- a CDS encoding cupredoxin domain-containing protein: protein MRPFFSRIIKPWLALTAAAVLAGASQQACTKESSAKEPGTPAAQEVGRRENGVHVVELAVTEKGYEPSPVQLKKGEPVKLVVTRKTDLTCATELVMDEYKIDTKLPLNTPVDITFTPNQSGTLRYGCAMGKMIAGTFVVD from the coding sequence ATGCGCCCCTTCTTCTCCCGCATCATCAAGCCCTGGCTCGCGCTCACCGCGGCGGCGGTCCTCGCGGGAGCGTCACAGCAGGCGTGCACGAAGGAGTCCTCCGCGAAGGAGCCGGGCACGCCCGCCGCGCAGGAGGTGGGACGGCGGGAGAACGGCGTGCACGTGGTGGAGCTGGCCGTCACGGAGAAGGGCTATGAGCCCTCGCCGGTGCAGCTCAAGAAGGGCGAGCCGGTGAAGCTGGTGGTGACGCGCAAGACGGACCTGACGTGCGCCACCGAGCTCGTGATGGACGAGTACAAAATCGACACGAAGCTGCCCCTGAACACGCCGGTGGACATCACCTTCACGCCCAACCAGTCCGGGACGCTGAGGTACGGCTGCGCGATGGGGAAGATGATCGCCGGTACGTTCGTGGTGGACTGA
- a CDS encoding copper transporter: protein MPPSSRRIVVLTVAAVLVGVTQLACSKEPTAAKAPEADEHRGHGYTALVDDGHVVNGKLMLEMSVTEKGFEPSSGGLLQKNQPVTLLVTRRTEATCATSLVMADYGIDAKLPLNTLVEIAFTPRQSGTLHYGCPTGETTGRFFVQ, encoded by the coding sequence ATGCCCCCCTCCTCCCGTCGCATCGTCGTGCTCACCGTGGCCGCGGTCCTCGTGGGGGTGACGCAGCTGGCGTGCTCGAAGGAGCCCACCGCCGCGAAGGCGCCGGAAGCGGATGAGCACCGGGGCCACGGCTACACGGCCCTCGTGGACGACGGCCACGTGGTGAACGGGAAGCTGATGCTGGAGATGTCCGTCACGGAGAAGGGCTTCGAGCCCTCCTCGGGGGGCCTGCTCCAGAAGAACCAGCCGGTGACGCTGCTGGTGACGCGCAGGACGGAAGCGACGTGCGCCACGTCGCTGGTGATGGCCGATTACGGCATCGACGCGAAGCTGCCGCTGAACACGCTGGTGGAGATTGCCTTCACGCCCCGTCAGTCCGGGACGCTCCATTACGGGTGCCCGACGGGAGAGACCACTGGCCGCTTCTTCGTGCAGTAG